AAGACAACTCTGCCACGTGGggcaaagaagaagcatCAGTGACCTTGTTCTCCTCACCGGAAGAGCCGATCTCCTTCGATGCGGTAGAACCTTGCAAGTGCAATGGCTTGATCAGGAACTCCCTCAACAGAGTATTAGAAATGTTGGCGACGTAGTCGACGAAGAACCACACCAGCCAGATCCCTGGCGTGTTGGAATGTGATTTCCAATTGTACAGCAAGCCGTCGACACCCTCCTTGAACACCAAGAGGTTAACTAACTCGTCCAACTTGAAGGCCCCTTCCTTCCcagcagcaacaacttGCTTCACCAGACGAGGAGAGCTGGACGATTCGGAAACCCACTGGTTCACAGATCCCAAAACAACGAGGTTGAAGGAAATCAATCTCTCCACAGGTGGCAGAGATTCCGCATATTTAATAAACTTGGATAAAGCTGGGTATCTTTGCAGATGCGACCAGGTTGCTTGTGGCAATTCCACAGATGgtttagaagaagaaatagatgatTCAGACATAATTACGCTACGGTTCTGGAGAGTGAGTGATGGTTAATGATTACCGATACATTCCGTTatctttccttttataACCCTTGCTGCTATATTATTAAATCCGAAAGAATACGATCATCCCCCACGGCGGAGAAAATCTAGgctattattatcattattattattattattgtcgTCTTAGTTACATGCGCTTTAACATATATTTCAGCTTACACACTTACatgtatatacatatatatatctatatatgtatgtatacatatgtatataaatatatgaaTACGGTTATGACCACTCTTGCGAAGTGCGTTGGGATTATGACTGCTTGCATTCAGGAGCCTGTTCCGGCCTGCCAGCAAAATCGTCTTGCTCTTCGGCAGATTCCCCGTCGTCATCCTCCAAGCCGTgatcatcatcttcttcttcgtcttcgtcCTCGTCcgcttcttcttcgtccTCCTCGAACTCGAATTCCAAGGCTGCGCCGGTAAACCAGTCCACGGCTCTAGGAATTAGCTTGTCCTTAAGTTGTTCCCCGATGGAGTAGTCTAAAGCTAGACGTTCCTCGAGGTCTTCCTCCAACTCCTCGTCTTGGTCTTCGTTTTGGATCTTGGGAGGGtcgaagaagttgaaaaaggatTCTATGGGAGTGATCTTCTCGATGGTCCTCACCTGCTTGGTGGTCTTGTTTCTCTGCTTGCGCATTTCTAGGTCCACAGTGACGTTGTGGGCGTTGTCCTTCCAACTGATCTCGCAGCCTTCTGCGTGGTCGTAGATAAAGTCCCCGGAGTAACCGAGCTCCTTCTGGTAGAAGTAGGTCTTGCACAGAATGTCGTTGGTGAAGAATGGGTTGGCGGAAGAATCAAATCTGAACAACAGCTTGAAACCGGGTCTACCATCCGTCAAGTATTCCAGACCAATATCTTGCAGGTACTCCAGAACTTCCGCATCGCGGTCAGTGATCGTGTCGCAAACGATGGGCAAGTTCTCTAATGCGGTTAGCCAGAATGAGGGAATTCCCTTCACCTGTTCCTCCTCGGAATCATTTTGGGCCTTCTCTTCTTCGTCCACCAACAACTCCGTCTCATTGAGTGACTCCACAATCTCTTGGCCCTTTGCGATCTGTTCCGGCTTGGGTTGCTCTTGTCCTGAAATGATCCTGGACCGCTGCTCCCAAATGGGCTTGTACTTCTGCAGAAACTTGTTCTCTAGCTCAAACATCTCCACCTGAAAttccttttcaacttcGAATAGCTCGCTTTGTAAAGTCTTCAAGCTCAGCAGCTTTTCCTTAACGTTCTTGGGAAGACCCCCCACATACCCGCTGTCCTGGCCCACCAGCGAGCCAAGTCTGTCCTGGATGGACTGTAACAACAGGGGTTGGTTAGCCAAGATGTCCTCCTCGTTGATGGTGCCGATCTTGTCATCCTGCTCCTGTGCCTGGGCCCTAACTGGGTTGCCGTTTTTCAAATAGCTCGGATTCAGAACCGATGCTGGGGTATTGTGAGGCGTAGGGGCGTTGTCGATTTGCATCGACGACTTGGGTTTCGTTCTGATAGGGTCTGACATGATCTTGCGCTTTGCTCTTGGTCCCACTGGGCTCACTAAATCCTCCTAATCTACCATCAAACTGCCATTTTTGATCCCAAACGCTGCTAtttaaaaggaaaaattttcccAATTACGCGGGTAATACAAAAAAGATATAGCCCATTGttataaaaatatgtatGTGTTCAATATAGTGGTATATAGGTGTTATTTGCGCTGAATGATGTACTTGTCAATGTCTGCGGGCTCATTTCCCACCAACTTGTTTTCCCAGTCGACCCAAAGCGCCTCCTTTGGATTCCAAAGTCCCCTCTGGACACACTTCTGCAGGTCCATCCCGAACGTCGGGTCTGTGTGCTTGTATTTGAGCACTGAATCCAGCTTTGGAATCTGCCTTTGCAACGAAACTGGGCCTTGCGGGCACGAAGTTCTCATGTATTGCAGCTGGTCCCACGTGGGAAAGCGGTTGGCGATTTCCACGTCGAATCGATGAGAGACGTCTCCCTTCAGCAACTGCAGGCATTTCTGCGACTTGATATTGGACGCGATGTCATTGGTAAACAACGAGATGGTACGTGGCTGTCTCTGCaatgttttccaaaacGACATTTATTGCGTTTGCGTTTGCGATCTCCCGGTCtgttattttcatttgCACTTTTCTTAACGTTCTCTTTTGGTTTTATATGCCCCTTTCCAAGCTGGGTGGATACCCCGTCCATTGAGTGCCCGTGCCCAATCAAGCTAAAGCCAGACtaaaaagaggaagagttCAAGAACCATCAATGCCTCCAGCACAATTTCACAACAGCTTGACACTTTGGCAACGGTTATATCAGAGCATAGCGACGGGATTAGAGAGATGCAAGACGACGGAAGAAAGAAGGGAGTGCCCGGCATGCGCTGAAAGCGCCCTGTAGTACAAGCGTACCGCCGTTGAATAGGCCATGGTACATCACACGATGATTGATAATTTGATGCAAGCTGCCATGCTCAGATGGTTGTTTCCCGTTTCTCTCTTTCACTTTTGATCTCCTGCGAAGAATAGGATGAGATGTGAATTTTCGTTTCTAATCCCCTCGGCCGTGCGGctgaaaaagagaaatgaTATTGGAATAACTAGGTTTCAGATGATGAGAAAAGAGGCTATTTTGTACTATTCACCGACGATAAGAGGCTGTAAGAACCACTCATGCCAACAGCTAAGAGGACGTCATCCAGGGCTTCGTTGGCACTGCCCTTCCAGTTACGGTTGGTGCACAAGAAATCATGGGGCCATCGGCTAAGAGACTTCATTTCCGGGTTCTTAAAATCATGCAGACCCATTGCTAAATACGTTTTCCCCAACTTCATCGTGGTGCACTATATCTACCTGATCACGCTGTCGATTATCGGGTCCATTCTGTTATATCCGTGCAAGAACACGGCGTTCATCGATGTGCTATTTCTGGCTGCTGGAGCGTCTACACAGGGCGGGCTGGCCACCAAGAGCACTAACGATTTCAACCTGTACCAGCAGATAGTGGTGTACGTCATTACATTGCTGTCCACGCCTATACTTATTCATGGGTTTTTGGCCTTTGTCAGGCTGTATTGGTTTGAAAGGTACTTCGACAACATTAGGGATATCTCCAAACAGAATTTTAAACTAAGAAGGACCATGACGTTGCAACAAAGGGAACTATCGGGCAGCAGTGGCAATGCCGCTCGAAGTAGGAGTTTCAAGGACAACCTGTTCCGTGGGAAGTTTGTTTCCAGAGAAGACCCACGACAATCCGCTTCAGATGTGCCGATGGACTCTCCTGACACGTCCGCATTGTCCTCAATCTCACCGTTGAATGTTTCCTCCTCTAAGGAGGAATCCAGTGACACGCAAAGCTCGCCTCCAAACTTCTCAAGTAAGCGCCAACCCTCAGACGTTGACCCAAGAGACATTTACAAATCGATAATGATGctacaaaaacaacaagagAAGAGCAACGCAAACTCCACGGATTCTTTTTCGAGCGAGACCAATGGACCCGCTTTCATTGTGCAGGAACGTCATGAGAGAAGAGCCCCCCACTGCTCACTGAAACGCCATTCTGTCCTGCCATCTTCTCAGGAATTGAACAAGCTAGCCCAGACGAAAAGTTTCCAGAAATTGCTTGGCTTGCGGAGAGATGAAGGTGACCATGACTACTTTGACGGTGCTCCTCACAAATATATGGTcaccaagaagaaaaaaatatctagAACGCAATCATGTAACATCCCAACGTATACTGCTTCACCGAGTCCTAAAACCTCAGGCCAAGTAGTTGAAAATCATAGAAACTTGGCCAAGTCGGCGCCTTCATCTTTTGTTGATGAGGAGATGAGCTTTTCACCGCAAGAGTCTTTGAATTTACAGTTCCAAGCGCACCCGCCCAAACCAAAACGACGTGAAGGTGATATAGGCCACCCCTTCACCAGAACAATGAGCACCAACTATCTATCGTGGCAGCCAACCTTTGGCAGAAACTCCGTCTTCATTGGACTCACAAAGCAACAAAAGGAGGAACTCGGCGGTGTCGAATATCGTGCTTTGAGATTGCTGTGCTGCATTCTCATGGTATACTACATCGGATTCAACATTTTG
The nucleotide sequence above comes from Saccharomyces cerevisiae S288C chromosome XI, complete sequence. Encoded proteins:
- the PLN1 gene encoding Pln1p (Perilipin, involved in formation and stability of lipid droplets; expression pattern suggests a role in respiratory growth; computational analysis of large-scale protein-protein interaction data suggests a role in ATP/ADP exchange); the encoded protein is MSESSISSSKPSVELPQATWSHLQRYPALSKFIKYAESLPPVERLISFNLVVLGSVNQWVSESSSSPRLVKQVVAAGKEGAFKLDELVNLLVFKEGVDGLLYNWKSHSNTPGIWLVWFFVDYVANISNTLLREFLIKPLHLQGSTASKEIGSSGEENKVTDASSLPHVAELSSTTRGMSQEIQSKVKSNYIDPTKDLAKEKYDAIVKPTTDKLQSVYIDPTKTKLNETYQRFTTVYENNLSKSESVPKAIVSTGLDLGNATIEKLKASREDQTNSKPAAVSTN
- the NAP1 gene encoding histone chaperone NAP1 (Histone chaperone and assembly chaperone for Rps6a/b; involved in histone exchange, replacing histone H2A-H2B dimers or histone variant dimers from assembled nucleosomes; promotes solubility of Rps6a, and 40S ribosomal subunit biogenesis; role in transport of H2A and H2B histones to the nucleus; regulates microtubule dynamics during mitosis; interacts with mitotic cyclin Clb2p; controls bud morphogenesis; phosphorylated by CK2; protein abundance increases in response to DNA replication stress): MSDPIRTKPKSSMQIDNAPTPHNTPASVLNPSYLKNGNPVRAQAQEQDDKIGTINEEDILANQPLLLQSIQDRLGSLVGQDSGYVGGLPKNVKEKLLSLKTLQSELFEVEKEFQVEMFELENKFLQKYKPIWEQRSRIISGQEQPKPEQIAKGQEIVESLNETELLVDEEEKAQNDSEEEQVKGIPSFWLTALENLPIVCDTITDRDAEVLEYLQDIGLEYLTDGRPGFKLLFRFDSSANPFFTNDILCKTYFYQKELGYSGDFIYDHAEGCEISWKDNAHNVTVDLEMRKQRNKTTKQVRTIEKITPIESFFNFFDPPKIQNEDQDEELEEDLEERLALDYSIGEQLKDKLIPRAVDWFTGAALEFEFEEDEEEADEDEDEEEDDDHGLEDDDGESAEEQDDFAGRPEQAPECKQS
- the FMP46 gene encoding putative redox protein (Putative redox protein containing a thioredoxin fold; the authentic, non-tagged protein is detected in highly purified mitochondria in high-throughput studies); amino-acid sequence: MSFWKTLQRQPRTISLFTNDIASNIKSQKCLQLLKGDVSHRFDVEIANRFPTWDQLQYMRTSCPQGPVSLQRQIPKLDSVLKYKHTDPTFGMDLQKCVQRGLWNPKEALWVDWENKLVGNEPADIDKYIIQRK
- the TRK2 gene encoding Trk2p (Component of the Trk1p-Trk2p potassium transport system; contributes to K(+) supply and maintenance of plasma-membrane potential; TRK2 has a paralog, TRK1, that arose from the whole genome duplication) encodes the protein MPTAKRTSSRASLALPFQLRLVHKKSWGHRLRDFISGFLKSCRPIAKYVFPNFIVVHYIYLITLSIIGSILLYPCKNTAFIDVLFLAAGASTQGGLATKSTNDFNLYQQIVVYVITLLSTPILIHGFLAFVRLYWFERYFDNIRDISKQNFKLRRTMTLQQRELSGSSGNAARSRSFKDNLFRGKFVSREDPRQSASDVPMDSPDTSALSSISPLNVSSSKEESSDTQSSPPNFSSKRQPSDVDPRDIYKSIMMLQKQQEKSNANSTDSFSSETNGPAFIVQERHERRAPHCSLKRHSVLPSSQELNKLAQTKSFQKLLGLRRDEGDHDYFDGAPHKYMVTKKKKISRTQSCNIPTYTASPSPKTSGQVVENHRNLAKSAPSSFVDEEMSFSPQESLNLQFQAHPPKPKRREGDIGHPFTRTMSTNYLSWQPTFGRNSVFIGLTKQQKEELGGVEYRALRLLCCILMVYYIGFNILAFVTIVPWACTRHHYSEIIRRNGVSPTWWGFFTAMSAFSNLGLSLTADSMVSFDTAPYPLIFMMFFIIIGNTGFPIMLRFIIWIMFKTSRDLSQFKESLGFLLDHPRRCFTLLFPSGPTWWLFTTLVVLNATDWILFIILDFNSAVVRQVAKGYRALMGLFQSVCTRTAGFNVVDLSKLHPSIQVSYMLMMYVSVLPLAISIRRTNVYEEQSLGLYDSGQDDENITHEDDIKETDHDGESEERDTVSTKSKPKKQSPKSFVGAHLRRQLSFDLWYLFLGLFIICICEGRKIEDVNKPDFNVFAILFEVVSAYGTVGLSLGYPNTNTSLSAQFTVLSKLVIIAMLIRGRNRGLPYTLDRAIMLPSDKLEQIDRLQDMKAKGKLLAKVGEDPMTTYVKKRSHKLKKIATKFWGKH